The sequence CTTTAATAATATTTTTTTTTCGGGATTAGTTCTAATTAAAAACCTTAACCAGTATTTCGTTTCTCTTAATTCTTTCCGGCAGATCCCTATTTTATGAATAAAGTCTTTTCTACTCTCTGCTTCATTGGCTTCACAATAATTCGCCCCTACAGATCCGACAGATTTAACAAGCTGTTCAATTATTGACTTATTCAGTGAATTAATCTTAATGCTTTTGACAAAATCTATAATATTTTCTGCAAATCTGGCGGTTCTTTCTTCTAAATCGTAATTTTTGCTATTTGTTGATTTTGTCATTGAAAATTCATTGAAAATTTGAAATTGAAAATTTAGAAATTAAAGATATCTCTTCTCTTCTTTTTCCATTGGATTATAAAGGTTGTAAAACAAATCCACCAACTCTTCGGTATTTAAAACTTTGGCTTGGATCCCCATTCTGGACAAACCATTGACAACCAAATTAATCCTGGTTTCCAGCTGGGATTTGCCCCGGGAGAACTCTTCTTCTGAATCCGAACCAGCTGAAGTTTGGCTCTGCCGAGAAAGAACCTGGTTCGGCAAAACACCGGCTAGACCAGAAGCAGATGCGGCCGGAAAATAAGAAACCACCAAAAAAAACTTCTTTGTCATAATATTATACTGTTCCAACAATCCCTCCAAAAATCCGGTGTAGTCGGGAATGTAATTTTTTATCAGCTCGTTTTCTTCCTGTTCCTGAAAAGACAAAATTCTTTTTAGATAATCATCAATATTAACCCGGCGGGAATAAACAAAAAGCTGAAGCGGAAAATCCAAGCCGACTAAAAACTCCTGAAAAGCGCTAATCAAACCCTGCTGTTCTTCTGGAGATTTCAGCTCAAAATTAAGCCCTTCGGCTTCAATAATCGCTTTTAAACTTTTGTTTTTCAGAACAACAATATTCTCCCTGATTGTATCAACCGAGATAATTTGCTGTGAAACGCCTAAGTCTGCCATTTATTTTGTAAATTATGAATTGTGAATAATGAATCAAGATGAATTTTAGATTGCAAATTATAAATTACAGAAAAAATAATGCTCTAAAATCTAATGAATGAATTATGAATAATTTTATCAGGTTTGGTCTTTTATTTCAGGTTCTAGTTCGGGTTCTGGTTCGCGCTGATCCAGCTGTCTGGCTAATTCTTTTATCTCTTCTTCTGAAACAATCTTTGGCGCTTCTGGCTCTGGTTCTGTTGGCTTAGGTTCCTGTTTTCTTAAAGTCTCAACATAAATCTGTTTTGATTTTAAAGCCGGCTTTTGCCAGACAAAAACTTTTGGCAGCCAAACATACTTAATCATTCCCAAAACTACGGTTGTTGCCGACCGGCCCTCAATTTTGCCAAACATTAAAAAAACTATGCCGGACATTAAAATCAGACTCAAAGTCATTGCCAGCCAAGCCTGAAAAAAGAAAAAAAACAAAGCGCTAATAATAATCCCGGCAAAAGCAATCATAAACTGCTTTAAGCTCAACGGCCCTAAGATCTTGGCTTCTTCTTCAATGTAGCGGGGAAGTTCGTACTGCATAGTCTTTGTTATTAAATTTTATCATTAAAGAAACAACAAATACAGCAATTTCTTGGGCCCAGTTTCAAACAGCAGCCGCAATAAGCCTCTTTAAAACTCTTCTTTATAAAAATGTTTATAAACAAAAAAATGCCTCTAAAATTTTTCACTACTTTTATATTCCTTTTATATTATTATATTATTTATATTATTTCTATCTAAAATCCGCGATCGCGGATTTTAGATAGAAATACCCGAGTCCGCAAGTTCAGATCTGTAAATCCAGACCCGCAAATCCAAGCCCGCAAACTCAAACCAACAAGCTCAGATCCGCAAGCTCAGCCAGCTTTTTCTAAATTCTTAAGGGTCCCTTCGTCTTTTATCTCAAAAAAATGAATAAATTGAAACAAATCCTTATCAACAAGCTCTTGTAAAAACCCTTTGGATAGCGGCCTTTCTCCCAACCAAACACTTTTTTGCAAAAGTCGGTATCCAGAAGAAACCAATTCAAATCTTATCCAGTCTCGATATTGCTTCAAGTTTTCCGGAATGTCAAAAATAAATAGTCTTAAAACCCCATCCTCTTGCGGCAAGTCATCAGCGGCGCGCCTCAAAAGAGCTTCTCCGGCTTGACTCACTTTCCAGACAGCCATTTTTGTTCTCCCTTCTTTTGAAACATATCCTTTCAGCTTTAGCCTTGTTAATGTGGCAGAAAAAATTCTTTTATATTTCTCATAATCACTCTCGTTCATTTCGCTTCTCGGCTTATCCAAACCAAATAACAAACGTCCCAATCGGGCTCGAGAATAACCTTTAAGAAACACAGTGTCTAAAGTTAAAAATGTAAGTTCGTCCAAAAATTTCAACACCCGCCATTCTTGAGTGTTTTTTCGGAGCCTCATTTTAGGAGAGGGTTTTGTCATACTCGCCAAATTTATGAATTTATTTTCCGCAAGTCATTTAATAATTATAATAATTATAAGCTCATTTTATTGCCTTTTATTATTATTACAATTATAAGCCCATTTTATTTCTATGTAAAATCCGCGATCGCGGAATTTAGATAGAAATAAATAATACAGGAACGGGAATAGATGTATTTTAAGCAAAAAAGTGAAAAAATGTCTAAGAGGTAAATCTAAATTGCCCCATTACTGCATTTCTGCATTGTTTTTTGTTTTGTTGTCTTAAAATAAAGCTGTAATTTATAAATAACAAACTAAACTAAATAATAAGATTGACTTTTCAACAAGATTGACAGGAGGATACCAGTGTGCTATAATATAAAGCAATTGTTCTTTTAAAATCTGCAGCGCTTTTAAGCGCTGTTCATCCGGCAGAGGGTTAATCTCCTTTTTTTAGTTAGCTTCAGTACGTTAGCAGATAAATTATTGCTAAATTGCCGCATTGCTTCATTGTTAATTGTTAAAAATAAATAATTTAACAATATAGCAATAAAACAATAAAGCAATATATTTATCCTTAACGCGCTGAAGCTAACATCGCAGAAAAACAAAAAACCCCCGAAAGGGGGAAATTTAAAAAAGGAGAGAAAATGAAGAAGCTTTTTCCGTTGGTGACCGGGATGGTCCTTGCGGCCATTCTGGTTTTTGGCGCCGGCCTAGCTGGCGCCACCGGGGCACCTGCCCCGGTTAAAGGCGGCGGCACGCCAGTGCCGACCGCCACTGTCATCCCCTCCACGGCCCCCGCGACCACCTGCCCTGCCGGCACGCCGGTGGGGGCAGGGGAAAACCTTGGTATCGGCCAGGTTTACCTGGCCGATGGGCCAACGCCATTTATCATTGAGGTGGTGGCGCCTTCAGGCGCCACATGCGCCTCAATGGTGGGGGAGAACGTTTCCCCCATTAAAGTTTTTGCAATCGAGGGCGGAGACGCCCAAGATTGCGCTGTCTTCCCGCCGTCGTCTTCGGACGACGAGTGGAAAGTCGTGTGCCCAGCCGACGGGGCGCACGACATGGTTCTTATCCCATTTTCATGGGATAAGGATCAAAAAAAATTG is a genomic window of Patescibacteria group bacterium containing:
- a CDS encoding four helix bundle protein; amino-acid sequence: MTKSTNSKNYDLEERTARFAENIIDFVKSIKINSLNKSIIEQLVKSVGSVGANYCEANEAESRKDFIHKIGICRKELRETKYWLRFLIRTNPEKKILLKIF
- a CDS encoding PrgI family mobile element protein is translated as MQYELPRYIEEEAKILGPLSLKQFMIAFAGIIISALFFFFFQAWLAMTLSLILMSGIVFLMFGKIEGRSATTVVLGMIKYVWLPKVFVWQKPALKSKQIYVETLRKQEPKPTEPEPEAPKIVSEEEIKELARQLDQREPEPELEPEIKDQT